Below is a genomic region from Cloeon dipterum chromosome 2, ieCloDipt1.1, whole genome shotgun sequence.
CAGCTTCATTGCATTGTTGAACTGCAGTTTTTAACTTGTCTTTAACAAGCCGCAAATACTCATCGGACCTGTGAGAGCCTTTCTGAAAACCAAGCAGTCTTTATTAGTAGCTTGGCCTCaagaaaaagggaaaaccGCTACGCACCTGAAACTGCCTTGATGCTTCAAGAAGAAATGAGCCTGGTTCTGTGCTGTTTATCCTAAAGACCTCTTGCGTGACGGTAGGGACTTTCTGCAGCATTTCGTGCTTATATCTCGATAGGAGACGCACACCATCCATTTCTTGGCAAAGAGACATTCCCTCGTTAATTGCGAAGGTTGTGTGCTCTCCATTTTTCGCGACAAGCATCAATGAGCAGCGATTCCACAGTACCAAGATAGCTTCAGAACCACACCTTCAAGTTAATtgtcataattaaaaatcaaattgaggCTTTCCAAGACTGACCAAACAAAGTCGTCAGGTTTTGACCGCCATTGAGTGTCAACTTCACAATATTTCACCCTCAAATCTGCAGAGCCAAGCCACAGCTTTCCTGTGTCCGTGAAAAGTGCGACACATTGGTTGTCATGAGAGGATACAATGCCTGTGATTTCTGTGTGTGTGCTATTGATGTCAGCGCACTGTCAGATCAGCAATTATTGGAACTtagatatttgatatttaaattaattttaattttacaattggTTGAGCACTTGTACTCATTTCCTCAAGTAGCATTAGGCTTTTCCCTTGCGCAACTAAGATTCTGGATTTCCTCTCGTCTGACAGGACACACCAACTTGAAGGTGGTTCCTTAGTGGCTGAaaacagaacaaaaaaattgtttaagacAATAGCAAAAATTGCTTCCATCTTACAAATCATGTCGGTAATTCTTCTTAGTTTAGGCTCCAAAACATTGTTAACTAAGTAAAAATGGAATGACGAGGTCAGGACAACAACTCCAGTGCCTTTGAAGCTGTTGAAGAATTTCGCATCGATAACTTTCCGCTCTTTCGCCTCGTCGCCCATGCTAAAGGAGTGTTTGTAGTTTCCAAAGAGATCATAGCTCAGGACAATGCCATCACTTTGAACGCAAAGTAGTTCTTCAGTTGAAGACCAACCCAGCTCAATGATGGAGCCGCTATTCCACTggaaaatagttaatttaacTATTAGAACGAGGATGATTTAATCACAAAAACtatagaattttaatcataattaaagtagcaaaaaagattaattagAATTAAGCAGAGATTTTACGATTATTATCATGTATTCAGTTTCACAAGCATTGCTTTGAACgttcaataatattattatgacACTTGGTGTGTTGAAAGCAgttgaaagttaaaataaatgttctcGCAGAATGTTATAGAGAAATTTCCTTACTAATATAGTGGAGATTATTTGACCAGATGCACTGTATATAAAGATAGTCGGTTTAGATAATCCTTGCACTGCgttatgtttttttctatCCTCGATGACCGCAACAGGGCCTCCATACTGAGCAGCTACAACGCAGACATTGTCGAATTTCAAGTCCCAGttcatttgataaatatcaaatttcctgaaaaacaaACGACATcgttaaatattcataaattaagGTTGGGTCTTCTTCCATTACCTGTAAAAATTGTCCTTGCCAACTGGGCACCATTCTGCTGTTATCATTGCAGACATAGCTGCTTCTTGGTTGTAAGCTACTTACACAGCGAAATAGACGGCGAGGATACCAGCAAGCCTAGCAagggacaaaattaaatttcttccacCTTGATGTGTATTTTCTCAAACCTAACGTCGAATCCCTGTACGTCAATGCCAGTAGTGCATTAATAGAGGTGTTGTAACtcggaatattttttgttgttcgAGAGTTGATTGTGAGTTTGAGTttgacaattaatttgaaggtgGGCGCAGTGGGGCGTTTCCCTGGTTTAAAACTTTGGCGCATGTCATGAGGTGTGACGTAAGAGATTACAGTATGGCAGCTCGATttcaaagaataattatttgaatttcgcGGTTACTTTGCGCGGAAATGGTGCCACTGTGTAGACTCCCCACCATTCTTTGCCCCTGCTCACTGCACAGCCGTGGCTGTGGGCTGTGTCAATGTCGCATGGACTTACTAGGAGAATGTTCAGTAATATCACTACTTGGCTTTCATTTTCTGTTTCTCCCTCTGATATTCCTGGtcaatgataaataatatcatctgACTGACGTCTgactttcaaatttgctgcgGGCATCAGCTTTTGGATTGTGAGACTCGATTTTACGGCGTGTTTCCGAGTTAAATACACACCATCACACGTGAAACCCTTTCAATATGGACGAAGAATGGGGTTAGTTTTGACCTGGTTTTTGTTTTACCAGTGTTTATCTATGTAATATTtgtttactaatatttaaaattctagatGCTGATGGGTTTGAACCCAAGGAAGTGAAAGTCGCTAGTAAATGGGACGATGAAGATGCTGACGATGATGTTAAGGTAAGGGTGAAAGACTTTCAGCTTTTAAGACTCGCTTCAAAATGAAAGTGCCCATGTCATCCGCATCATCAGCACGTTTCCCTTATTAAAGGGCAGCCACGTTGGAAAAATTTCTGGTTTAAAGTAgcgactattttttttaaagtcttCATTTCTATTTGTAACCAAAAACCAATGCTCGTACTATGCTGGTAATCCGTTTTCCACttaactaataattttttttcttcaggaTAACTGGGAAGACGAcgaagaggaagaaaaaaaggaTACAGAAAAGCAAGAAGAGAAATCTTCAATCGCACCTGCCCCTGCTAAGAAAAACAAGAAGACCTTgacaaagaaaattgaagaaaagg
It encodes:
- the Vps16A gene encoding vacuolar protein sorting-associated protein 16 homolog isoform X3, which gives rise to MSAMITAEWCPVGKDNFYRKFDIYQMNWDLKFDNVCVVAAQYGGPVAVIEDRKKHNAVQGLSKPTIFIYSASGQIISTILWNSGSIIELGWSSTEELLCVQSDGIVLSYDLFGNYKHSFSMGDEAKERKVIDAKFFNSFKGTGVVVLTSSFHFYLVNNVLEPKLRRITDMISTKEPPSSWCVLSDERKSRILVAQGKSLMLLEEMSTSAQPICADINSTHTEITGIVSSHDNQCVALFTDTGKLWLGSADLRVKYCEVDTQWRSKPDDFVWCGSEAILVLWNRCSLMLVAKNGEHTTFAINEGMSLCQEMDGVRLLSRYKHEMLQKVPTVTQEVFRINSTEPGSFLLEASRQFQKGSHRSDEYLRLVKDKLKTAVQQCNEAAGYEFSHETQKLLLKAAQFGKSFIESSTENDKFVQMCRTLRVLNAIRDYKVGLPLTLIQFRHLRTGVFLDRLVLRKQYYLAIKIAKFLLIPEEQGESRILALWACNKVGQTHLQDDVVAREIADKLGQAPGISYTEIANKAIDANRSQLALKLMDFEPCAKRQVHLLLRLNEGKAALVKAIDSGNTDLVHIVIQHLKVHMSLSDFLYYIREFPMAQALHLKYCREHNKETWKSIYEQEDDFNSLGACSIREAYEPKNSSTMEMILNSAAEYYKKGKSENYQSLCEEHARLLRQQRAMQEKLNTSNFVGLSVNATLKKLLLMKEHKLAEKLKQEYKIPDRRYHWVKIATLGEQEDWAELERFSKAKKSPIGYEVGCD